The following proteins are co-located in the Candidatus Zixiibacteriota bacterium genome:
- the lpxK gene encoding tetraacyldisaccharide 4'-kinase, with amino-acid sequence MFERLWKTIIRRDPYGPLDLPAFLLWLASFVYRLGFAIHKAWSGEPVKVSVPVLSVGNITVGGSGKTPMVARLAKDLLADGLRVGVVSSGYGRPDRTPFVAPGYKVQEMEVARTGDEIMLLAQQLPHAWFSVDPLKPNAARRLADSGEVDLIILDDGFQHFKLARDLDLVTYDAGLRRRLLKPFPYGMLREPKTALERADIIVITRAKLAKDINAIKRELKALAPKASLYHAGFQAANVAGRDQRLSVKYLSDKSVFLFAGVGNFRALERQVSALSSDLDYALELSDHQRYDPPLLQRIKALADKHNPDLILTTLKDWVKIGDFDFGREFYYLDLSIDLDPGEEKLVAEVKSRLNLARRGA; translated from the coding sequence ATGTTTGAGCGTTTGTGGAAGACTATCATCAGGCGTGACCCGTACGGGCCGCTCGATCTGCCTGCCTTCCTGCTCTGGCTGGCATCGTTTGTCTATCGGCTCGGTTTCGCCATTCACAAGGCCTGGTCCGGCGAACCGGTGAAGGTGTCAGTTCCCGTGCTGTCGGTAGGCAATATAACGGTCGGCGGCTCGGGGAAAACGCCGATGGTCGCCCGCCTGGCGAAAGACCTGCTCGCCGACGGTCTGAGAGTCGGCGTTGTGTCGTCAGGGTATGGCCGTCCCGACCGCACGCCCTTCGTCGCGCCCGGCTACAAAGTGCAGGAAATGGAAGTTGCTCGGACCGGCGATGAAATCATGCTGCTGGCTCAACAGCTTCCCCACGCCTGGTTTTCGGTTGACCCGCTTAAGCCCAACGCCGCCCGCAGGCTTGCCGATAGCGGCGAAGTCGATTTGATCATTCTCGACGACGGTTTCCAGCATTTCAAGCTGGCGCGTGACCTCGATCTCGTGACCTACGATGCCGGCCTCAGGCGGAGATTGTTGAAGCCGTTCCCATACGGCATGCTGCGGGAGCCTAAGACGGCCCTGGAGCGGGCCGATATCATAGTCATCACGCGGGCCAAGCTGGCCAAAGACATCAACGCGATCAAACGCGAACTCAAGGCGCTCGCTCCGAAAGCCAGTCTGTACCACGCCGGCTTTCAGGCGGCCAATGTCGCCGGGCGAGATCAACGGCTGTCGGTCAAATATCTTTCGGACAAGTCGGTGTTTCTCTTTGCCGGGGTGGGCAACTTTCGGGCGCTCGAGCGGCAGGTATCCGCGCTCTCATCCGATCTTGATTACGCCCTGGAGCTTTCCGACCACCAGCGCTATGATCCGCCCCTCCTTCAGCGGATAAAAGCACTTGCCGACAAGCATAACCCCGACCTGATTCTGACCACGCTGAAAGACTGGGTCAAAATAGGTGATTTTGATTTCGGTCGCGAATTCTACTATCTTGACCTGTCGATTGACCTGGACCCCGGCGAGGAAAAACTTGTTGCCGAGGTAAAGAGTCGCTTAAACCTGGCGCGTCGAGGAGCCTGA